Proteins encoded together in one Desulfosporosinus meridiei DSM 13257 window:
- a CDS encoding DegT/DnrJ/EryC1/StrS family aminotransferase yields the protein MIPLARPDITEKEKQAVLAVLDSNQLSLGPKLNEFEEKMAAYAGTQYAIACNSGTSGLHMIIAALGIKDGDEVITTSFSFISSSNCMLFERAKPVFVDIDEKTYNLDTAQIEEKITARTKAILPVHVFGQPANMNDIRRIALKHGLAIIEDSCEAIGAEWNGKKAGTMSNAGVFAFYPNKQMTTGEGGVVVTNNENLAELCYSLRNQGRGIDTQWLDHVRLGYNYRISDICCALGIAQLERIDEILAKRQRAADLYMEKLKNVKGVILPAIDERAKMSWFVFVIRFEPWIDRNLVMQNLLDRGIGCRPYFTAIHLQPFYREMFGYKEGDLPVTEHVARGTLAIPFFNNITEEQIDRVVAEVRRAIGNASISDSEARLKMM from the coding sequence ATGATTCCGTTAGCAAGACCAGATATCACAGAGAAAGAAAAACAAGCCGTACTGGCGGTCTTAGACTCCAATCAGTTAAGTTTAGGGCCCAAATTAAATGAGTTTGAGGAAAAAATGGCAGCTTACGCCGGAACCCAGTATGCAATAGCCTGTAATAGCGGAACCAGTGGTTTACATATGATTATAGCTGCTCTGGGAATAAAGGATGGTGATGAAGTAATTACTACCTCCTTTAGTTTTATTTCCTCCAGTAATTGTATGTTATTTGAACGGGCTAAACCTGTGTTTGTAGATATTGATGAGAAGACCTATAACTTGGATACAGCACAAATTGAAGAGAAGATTACCGCAAGAACCAAAGCCATCTTACCGGTTCATGTTTTTGGGCAGCCTGCCAACATGAATGACATCCGACGTATTGCCCTAAAACATGGCTTAGCTATTATTGAAGACTCCTGCGAGGCGATTGGGGCAGAGTGGAATGGCAAGAAAGCCGGGACGATGTCTAATGCCGGGGTCTTTGCCTTTTATCCGAATAAGCAAATGACAACGGGTGAGGGCGGAGTGGTTGTTACGAACAATGAAAACCTGGCTGAGTTATGTTACAGTCTTCGCAATCAAGGACGGGGCATTGATACTCAGTGGCTCGATCATGTTCGGCTCGGTTACAACTATCGGATAAGTGATATCTGTTGCGCTCTTGGTATTGCCCAATTAGAACGTATTGATGAGATTCTGGCTAAACGTCAGCGAGCCGCAGATTTGTATATGGAAAAATTAAAGAATGTTAAAGGGGTTATTCTTCCGGCCATTGACGAGAGAGCGAAAATGAGTTGGTTTGTTTTTGTCATTAGGTTTGAACCCTGGATTGATCGAAATCTTGTCATGCAAAATCTCTTAGATCGGGGGATCGGCTGCAGGCCATACTTCACTGCGATACACCTTCAGCCTTTCTACCGAGAGATGTTTGGCTATAAGGAAGGGGATTTGCCGGTTACAGAGCATGTTGCCAGGGGTACTTTGGCAATTCCGTTTTTTAACAATATCACTGAGGAGCAAATCGATAGGGTTGTGGCTGAGGTTCGGAGAGCTATTGGCAATGCCTCTATCTCTGATTCTGAAGCACGGCTGAAGATGATGTGA